From one Brevundimonas sp. PAMC22021 genomic stretch:
- a CDS encoding SMP-30/gluconolactonase/LRE family protein gives MTDEPELVWDLRAELGEGPVWDEARRCIWFVDIKGRRLHRYGHDDGATASWDAPDQIGFALPAEDGSLICGVRGGLHRFDPDAGVFTLIQRVEADRPQNRLNDGFVSPDGALWFGSMDDSEEQQTGALYRWFRGGLERKDDGYGVTNGPALSPDGRTLYHHDTLQRTVLAFHHDNGQLSNRRVFARTEDGFADGPCVDADGVLHVGLFNGWGVARFSPQGERIGTIRLPVQTVTKAAFAGDDLRDLYCTTAWLGNADKREAQPALGGLFRLRADTPGLRPTRVKL, from the coding sequence ATGACAGACGAGCCGGAACTGGTCTGGGACCTGCGGGCGGAACTGGGGGAGGGGCCGGTCTGGGACGAGGCGCGCCGCTGCATCTGGTTCGTCGACATCAAGGGGCGCCGGCTGCATCGCTATGGCCATGATGACGGCGCGACCGCCTCCTGGGACGCGCCCGACCAGATCGGCTTCGCTCTGCCGGCCGAGGATGGCTCGCTGATCTGCGGGGTTCGCGGCGGCCTGCACCGGTTTGATCCGGATGCGGGTGTCTTCACCCTGATCCAGCGGGTCGAGGCGGACCGGCCACAGAACCGGCTGAACGACGGGTTCGTCTCGCCCGACGGCGCGCTGTGGTTCGGGTCCATGGACGACTCGGAAGAGCAGCAGACCGGCGCCCTCTATCGGTGGTTCCGGGGCGGGCTGGAGCGTAAGGACGACGGCTATGGCGTCACCAACGGGCCGGCGCTCAGCCCCGACGGGCGCACGCTCTATCACCACGATACGCTTCAGCGCACGGTCCTCGCTTTCCACCATGACAACGGCCAACTGTCGAACCGTCGGGTGTTCGCGCGCACCGAGGACGGCTTCGCCGACGGTCCCTGCGTCGATGCGGACGGCGTGCTGCACGTCGGGCTGTTCAACGGCTGGGGCGTCGCGCGGTTTTCGCCTCAAGGCGAGAGGATCGGCACGATCCGCCTGCCGGTCCAGACGGTGACCAAGGCGGCCTTCGCCGGCGACGATCTGCGCGATCTCTATTGCACCACCGCCTGGCTGGGGAACGCCGACAAGCGGGAGGCGCAGCCTGCGCTGGGAGGCCTGTTCCGCCTTCGCGCCGATACGCCCGGTCTTCGGCCCACGCGGGTAAAGCTCTAG